In one Bactrocera tryoni isolate S06 chromosome 5, CSIRO_BtryS06_freeze2, whole genome shotgun sequence genomic region, the following are encoded:
- the LOC120776624 gene encoding laminin subunit gamma-1 has translation MRLNKWSFFALRRQLLCGTLLLCLFMQHAPTTTAVGHGNTFMPALECYDQYGRPQRCMPEFINAAYQLQIEATNTCGENGDNHFCIQTMNPYHKNCEICRYEDHHPAFLTDLHDPQNPTWWQSETMYEGIQHPNHVNLTLHLGKSYDITYVRILFRSPRPESFTIYKRTSESSEWIPYQYYSADCRDTYSMTDSRAILKGEVEAHALCTSEYSDISPLRDGEIAFSTLEGRPSGIIFERSSELQEWVTATDIRITLDRLNTFGDELFYDPQVLKSYFYAISDIAVGARCKCNGHASKCVASTGMHGERTLVCECRHNTDGPDCEKCLPLYNDIKWKRATSTEVNECKACNCNGFADKCFFDAHLFNLTGHGGHCLDCRENRDGPNCERCKENFYMREDGYCINCNCDPVGSRSLQCNSHGKCQCKPGVTGEKCDRCDNNYYQFGQHGCQHCGCDPRGSADNVPSCNPNSGICHCKENVEGKRCNECKPGFFNLDQTNRFGCTPCFCYGHTSECQTAPGYSVVSVTSNFNKHKERWTAIDLYNRDVDIKYNQYSRSIGTTAQGNEYIYFLAPERFLGDQRASYNRDLKFKLQLVGQVAPSTSASDIILEGAGTKISLPIFGQGNGMPDQSVKEYSFRLHEHRDYQWQPSQSSRGFLSILSNLTAIKIRATYSVQGEAILDDVELQTAHRGAAGQPATWIEQCTCPEGYLGQFCESCAPGYRHSPARGGPFMPCIPCDCNGHAEICDSETGRCICQHNTAGDNCDQCARGYYGNALGGTPYDCKRCPCPNDGACMQINGDTVICTECPIGYYGARCEMCSDGFFGDPTGLYGAVQTCKACDCNGNVDPNAVGNCNRTTGECLKCIHNTAGQHCDECLPGHFGDPLALPHGQCDRCTCYPPGTEQNQDGITQCDQVTGQCHCKPNIIGRDCSECQPGYFNIMSGNGCENCMCDPIGSYNSTCDKFTGQCFCKPGVVGQHCDQCEVYHYGFSQEGCKACECDESGSKGFQCDQYGQCPCNDNVEGRRCDRCKENKYDRHLGCIDCPDCYNLVQDAANEHRAKLRNLSATLDEIARTPVTNDDEFEAKLKTVQEKVDILLTDAKYGAGESGQTYAEVLDDLHKRLNNIRTHLVSGDELQDKANDEIEKARQNYTNAHDIIEAAKSELQTALNLLNDDGAQALAKAKNKSVEFGVQSDQISEISREARALADRLEAEAQVDLKNAKDANEAVEKAYELAKSAINLQQKVSDELRSEVRLELNTVKQSLNNVAQTTKEALRKANEVYDAALTLLTDVNGLTAPEIDIKQLKKEALEANEEADRLLERVNDISNSNGKIFADFDDEYQLADVLILRANEQKEDDIRLLKTAQDAFDKATKAVEQGDNTLKEANNTYHTLAGFQADVQKSSEKADLALKTVPSIELEIENAEQLIRQAGEALMGANKNALEAKTNAQSAQEKYAEQASKDAEIIRKKANDTKVNARKLRDEADQLNHRVQITESSIVKLDKAANKDDNLVDDAKRNVGQAKAGAQEAQTQIDKSIQELDDIKEELENLKDINVDDLDKLENRLDSVELELNRVNLTGRIEKFRDLRNAQKKWIDKYEKDLYDLEEQVANIRAIAQALPNDCYSRSRLEP, from the exons ATGAGACTAAATAAATGGAGTTTCTTCGCACTGCGAAGACAACTGCTATGTGGCACTTTGCTGCTGTGTCTATTCATGCAACATGCGCCAACAACAACTGCCGTGGGGCATGGCAATACGTTTATGCCTGCCTTGGAATGCTATGATCAATACGGACGACCGCAG AGATGTATGCCGGAATTTATAAACGCCGCCTACCAGCTACAAATCGAGGCAACAAACACTTGCGGAGAGAACGGCGACAATCACTTTTGTATACAAACTATGAATCCTTATCATAAAAACTGTGAAATCTGCAG atATGAAGATCACCACCCAGCGTTTCTAACTGATCTGCACGATCCACAGAACCCCACATGGTGGCAGTCCGAAACAATGTATGAGGGCATACAACATCCGAACCATGTCAACTTAACGCTACATTTGG GCAAATCATATGATATCACCTATGTGCGTATACTCTTCCGTTCGCCGCGACCCGAGTCGTTCACTATTTATAAGCGCACCTCGGAGAGCAGTGAATGGATACCCTATCAATATTATTCGGCTGATTGTCGCGACACATATTCGATGACCGACTCGCGTGCCATTCTAAAGGGTGAAGTCGAAGCCCATGCGCTCTGCACCAGCGAATACAGTGACATTTCGCCGTTGCGTGACGGTGAAATCGCTTTCTCCACACTGGAAGGCCGTCCGAGTGGTATCATTTTCGAGCGCAGCAGCGAATTGCAG GAATGGGTCACCGCTACCGACATACGCATCACCTTGGATCGTCTCAATACCTTCGGTGATGAGCTCTTCTACGATCCACAAGTACTCAAATCATATTTCTATGCCATCTCCGATATTGCGGTGGGCGCACGTTGCAAATGTAACGGTCACGCGAGCAAGTGCGTGGCCAGCACCGGCATGCATGGTGAACGCACTTTAGTCTGCGAATGTCGTCACAACACCGACGGACCGGATTGTGAAAAGTGTCTGCCACTGTATAATGACATCAAATGGAAAAGGGCAACATCCACGGAAGTCAACGAATGTAAAG CTTGCAATTGCAACGGTTTCGCGGACAAATGCTTCTTCGATGCACATCTCTTCAATTTAACCGGACACGGTGGCCACTGTTTGGACTGTCGCGAGAACCGCGATGGCCCCAACTGCGAACGTTGCAAAGAGAACTTTTATATGCGCGAAGATGGCTACTGTATCAACTGTAACTGCGATCCGGTGGGTTCACGCTCGTTACAGTGCAACAGTCACGGCAAGTGTCAGTGCAAGCCCGGTGTGACCGGCGAGAAGTGCGATCGCTGCGACAACAACTACTATCAGTTTGGACAACATGGCTGTCAGCATTGTGGCTGTGATCCACGCGGCTCGGCGGACAATGTACCGTCGTGTAATCCGAACTCTGGTATTTGCCACTGCAAGGAGAACGTGGAGGGAAAGCGTTGCAATGA ATGTAAACCGGGCTTCTTCAACTTGGATCAGACCAATCGTTTCGGTTGCACACCTTGCTTCTGTTACGGCCACACCTCTGAATGCCAAACGGCGCCGGGCTACTCCGTTGTATCGGTGACATCGAACTTCAACAAGCACAAGGAACGTTGGACCGCCATTGATCTCTACAATCGCGATGTGGACATCAAATACAATCAGTATAGTCGCAGTATTGGCACCACCGCACAGGGCAATGAATATATCTACTTCCTCGCGCCAGAGCGTTTCCTTGGCGATCAACGCGCCTCCTACAATCGTGACTTGAAATTCAAATTACAGCTTGTGGGTCAAGTTGCGCCAAGCACCAGCGCCAGTGATATCATACTGGAGGGTGCAGGCACCAAGATTTCGCTGCCGATATTCGGTCAAGGCAACGGCATGCCCGATCAAAGCGTGAAGGAGTACTCTTTCCGTCTACACGAGCATCGCGACTATCAGTGGCAACCCAGCCAGTCATCACGTGGCTTTCTCTCAATACTCTCCAATCTGACAGCGATTAAGATACGTGCTACGTACTCCGTGCAAGGTGAAGCTATTTTAGATGATGTGGAATTGCAGACGGCGCATCGTGGCGCTGCTGGACAGCCTGCCACTTGGATTGAACAATGTACTTGCCCCGAGGGCTATTTGGGACAGTTTTGCGAGTCTTGCGCTCCCGGCTATCGCCATAGTCCAGCACGTGGTGGTCCGTTTATGCCATGCATACCTTGTGACTGTAATGGTCATGCCGAGATTTGCGATTCGGAGACCGGTCGTTGTATTTGTCAGCATAATACAGCTGGCGATAATTGTGATCAGTGCGCAAGGGGTTATTATGGCAATGCTTTGGGCGGCACACCATACGACTGCAAACGTTGCCCCTGTCCCAATGACGGCGCCTGCATGCAAATCAATGGTGATACCGTTATCTGTACTGAGTGCCCAATTGGTTATTATGGCGCGCGTTGTGAAATGTGTTCGGATGGTTTCTTCGGCGATCCAACTGGTCTCTATGGCGCCGTACAGACTTGTAAAGCCTGCGATTGCAACGGCAATGTGGATCCAAATGCCGTCGGCAATTGCAACCGCACCACTGGCGAATGTCTCAAGTGTATACACAATACTGCCGGCCAGCACTGTGATGAATGTCTGCCGGGACATTTCGGTGATCCTTTGGCCTTGCCGCATGGTCAGTGCGACCGTTGCACTTGCTACCCGCCAGGCACAGAGCAAAATCAAGACGGCATTACACAGTGTGATCAAGTAACGGGTCAATGCCATTGTAAACCCAATATTATTGGACGCGATTGCAGCGAATGTCAACCAGGTTACTTCAATATTATGTCTGGCAATGGCTGTGAGAATTGTATGTGCGACCCTATTGGTAGCTACAATTCCACTTGCGATAAATTCACCGGTCAATGCTTCTGCAAGCCCGGTGTTGTGGGTCAGCATTGCGATCAGTGTGAAGTGTATCATTATGGTTTCTCACAAGAGGGTTGCAAAGCGTGTGAGTGCGATGAAAGCGGTTCTAAGGGTTTCCAGTGTGATCAATACGGTCAATGCCCATGTAACGACAACGTTGAAGGACGTCGCTGTGACCGTTGTAAGGAGAACAAATACGATCGTCATTTGGGTTGTATTGATTGTCCGGACTGCTATAATCTCGTGCAGGATGCAGCCAATGAACATCGCGCTAAATTGCGTAACCTCAGTGCGACGCTGGATGAGATTGCGCGCACTCCTGTCACCAACGATGACGAATTCGAAGCCAAATTGAAGACTGTGCAAGAAAAAGTGGATATTCTCTTGACGGATGCGAAGTACGGTGCCGGTGAAAGTGGTCAAACCTATGCTGAAGTTTTAGATGATCTACACAAACGTCTCAATAATATACGTACACATTTGGTGTCTGGCGATGAGCTGCAAGACAAGGCAAATGATGAAATCGAAAAGGCCAGACAAAACTATACGAATGCCCATGATATCATCGAGGCGGCAAAGAGCGAACTACAAACAGCGCTAAATCTGCTAAACGATGATGGCGCACAGGCGCTGGCTAAAGCCAAGAATAAGTCGGTAGAATTCGGCGTGCAATCAGATCAAATCTCAGAGATATCGCGTGAGGCACGTGCTTTAGCTGATCGCTTGGAGGCGGAAGCTCAGGTCGACTTGAAAAATGCCAAGGATGCCAATGAAGCGGTGGAGAAGGCCTATGAGTTGGCTAAGAGCGCCATCAACTTGCAACAGAAAGTTAG CGATGAACTACGTTCGGAGGTGCGTTTGGAGTTGAACACCGTTAAACAATCGCTCAACAATGTGGCGCAGACAACCAAGGAAGCGCTGCGTAAGGCAAACGAAGTCTATGACGCCGCTTTGACATTGCTAACGGATGTCAATGGTCTAACGGCACCAGAAATCGACATCAAGCAGTTGAAAAAAGAAGCCTTGGAGGCCAATGAAGAG GCCGATCGTCTACTGGAACGAGTTAATGACATTTCCAATAGCAACGGTAAAATATTTGCCGATTTCGACGACGAATATCAACTGGCTGACGTACTAATACTCAG AGCGAACGAACAAAAAGAAGAcgatataagattgttgaagaCCGCTCAGGATGCCTTCGACAAAGCCACAAAAGCTGTGGAACAGGGCGACAACACACTAAAGGAAGCCAATAACACATATCATACACTAGCAG GTTTCCAAGCTGATGTGCAGAAATCTTCCGAAAAAGCCGATCTAGCGCTGAAGACAGTGCCAAGCATCGAGCTGGAAATCGAAAATGCCGAACAGTTAATACGACAAGCGGGCGAG GCTCTCATGGGTGCCAATAAAAATGCGCTGGAGGCCAAAACCAATGCACAAAGTGCCCAAGAGAAATATGCTGAACAAGCATCGAAG GACGCCGAAATAATCCGTAAGAAAGCTAACGATACCAAAGTAAACGCACGCAAACTGCGCGACGAAGCCGATCAACTCAATCACCGCGTACAGATCACCGAGAGCAGCATCGTCAAGTTGGATAAAGCGGCCAACAAAGACGACAATCTGGTGGATGATGCCAAGCGTAAT GTTGGTCAAGCCAAGGCCGGCGCACAAGAGGCACAAACCCAAATTGACaagtccatacaagaactggatGACATTAAAGAGGAATTGGAGAATCTCAAGGACATTAATGTCGATGATTTGGATAAACTCG AAAATCGCCTAGACTCGGTGGAATTGGAGTTGAACCGCGTCAACTTAACCGGCCGCATTGAGAAATTCCGCGATCTGCGCAATGCACAGAAGAAATGGATCGACAAATACGAAAAAGATTTGTACGATTTGGAGGAGCAAGTAGCGAATATACGTGCAATAGCTCAAGCCCTGCCCAACGATTGCTACTCACGTAGTCGCCTCGAGCCATAA
- the LOC120777740 gene encoding peptidyl-prolyl cis-trans isomerase D-like codes for MSFSDSDDSDSNTTKLTQEEIDANRKLVDPNIKVDFQRDIIGRHQYDRHRRSISRFPDMTELPEPHLATNPIVYFDITVGQEYAGRMIFELRKDIVPLAAENFRALCTGERGVGKLGMPLHYKGTIMHKIIRTFGCQGGDVVRNNGTCGESIYGPIFETENFTLKHEEGTLSLTHYGKPNTNNSQFVITSNPCYNLDGLNVAFGHVLRGLSVVYNDMERVADIDDTPKEQICILDSGQLMPGEDWGIEDNDETEDFLPQHPRDWDKKYIIYSIDEMVKLLTGIRLAGNYFYRLEKFYDARRKYRKAHRYCNFLRSRGEWEEYPQLKLQEEDFKQLDEFMVLNYINMAAVELKLKNPVFARDACTEAIFLKKDCSKAYYRRAHANEGLKDYDGALEDLGMASQLMPANKRIKNELNRTKRLQRAYNLEEAKKYSKLFK; via the exons ATGTCATTCTCAGATTCCGATGATTCCGACTCAAATACAACCAAACTGACACAAGAGGAAATCGATGCAAAT CGGAAACTGGTTGATCCCAACATAAAAGTTGATTTTCAAAGAGATATTATCGGCCGTCACCAATATGATCGTCATCGGCGGAGTATTTCCCGATTTCCGGATATGACTGAATTGCCGGAGCCGCATCTCGCAACCAATCCCATAGTGTACTTCGACATCACGGTCGGTCAAGAATACG CTGGTCGCATGATTTTCGAGTTGCGCAAGGACATCGTACCCTTGGCAGCGGAAAATTTCCGCGCTCTCTGCACTGGTGAAAGGGGTGTCGGTAAACTCGGCATGCCGCTACATTATAAAGGCACAATAATGCATAAAATAATACGAACTTTCGGTTGTCAAGGTGGCGATGTGGTCCGTAATAATGGCACTTGTGGCGAAAGCATCTATGGCCCAATTTTTGAGACTGAAAATTTTACACTCAAG CACGAGGAAGGCACCCTTAGTCTGACACATTATGGTAAACCCAACACAAATAATTCGCAATTCGTGATAACCTCTAATCCCTGTTATAATCTCGATGGCTTAAACGTGGCCTTCGGTCACGTATTACGTGGCTTAAGCGTCGTCTATAATGATATGGAGCGTGTAGCCGATATCGATGATACGCCGAAAGag CAAATATGCATTCTGGATTCCGGTCAATTAATGCCCGGTGAGGATTGGGGTATTGAGGATAATGACGAAACCGAGGATTTTTTGCCGCAACATCCAAGAGATTgggataaaaaatatataatttatagc ATCGACGAAATGGTTAAGTTACTAACTGGCATACGCTTAGCTGGTAATTACTTTTACCGTCTGGAGAAGTTTTACGATGCGCGTCGGAAGTATCGAAAGGCCCATCGCTATTGCAATTTTCTACGTTCGCGTGGCGAATGGGAAGAATATCCACAACTGAAATTACAAGAGGAGGATTTCAAGCAACTAGATGAGTTTATGGTActcaattatataaatatggcAGCTGTTGAACTGAAACTGAAAAATCCCGTATTCGCGCGGGATGCATGCACAGAg GCAATATTTCTGAAGAAGGACTGCAGTAAAGCATACTATCGCCGTGCGCATGCGAATGAGGGTTTAAAGGATTACGATGGCGCGTTGGAGGATCTTGGTATGGCCAGTCAGCTGATGCCCGCGAATAAACGCATTAAAAACGAGCTAAATCGGACGAAAAGATTACAAAGAGCATACAATCTTGAAGAAGCGAAGAAATatagcaaattatttaaataa
- the LOC120777741 gene encoding peptidyl-prolyl cis-trans isomerase D-like, with protein MDKLLDPVCDTNPLVYLDITIGNEFAGRMVIELRKDVVPKSAENFRALCTGEMGNGRMGKQLHYKGVRFHKVTRLYVAQSGDVVNNDGTGGESIYGPIFEDENFALNHDEGAISMANYGEPNSNNSQFFVVSVSSNNLDGTNVVVGKVLRGLSIVSDMELVTSDDGKPQEDIIITDCGEIHPGEDWGFRDNDETEDKLPPYPRDWDKKFESYTIEDMVKLLTSIRTAGNHFFTQQKFPEARRKYRKGNRYYNLLRLRFDKKEHKPTPRVEEDIKKLDAFSVLNNTNLAAVELKLQKYFEARHSSSEAILLNEDHAKAYYRRGQANIGLKEYECAIADLNHANEITPGDKCILSELARAKRLLSNYNQSQKKAMKNLFK; from the exons ATGGATAAATTGTTGGACCCGGTGTGTGATACCAATCCTTTGGTCTACTTGGATATCACTATTGGAAATGAATTTG CTGGACGAATGGTAATAGAGCTGCGCAAAGATGTTGTGCCCAAGTCTGCGGAAAACTTTCGTGCGCTCTGCACCGGTGAAATGGGCAATGGAAGAATGGGCAAACAATTGCATTACAAGGGCGTGCGTTTTCATAAGGTAACACGTTTGTATGTCGCACAGAGTGGCGATGTAGTCAATAATGATGGCACCGGCGGTGAGAGCATATATGGCCCGATTTTCGAGGAtgaaaatttcgctttaaat CACGATGAAGGCGCTATTAGCATGGCTAACTATGGTGAGCCAAACTCCAACAATTCCCAATTCTTTGTTGTCTCTGTGTCGAGCAATAACCTTGACGGCACCAATGTGGTCGTCGGCAAAGTTTTACGTGGTCTATCCATTGTGTCCGACATGGAGCTCGTTACGTCGGATGATGGTAAACCGCAGGAG GATATAATAATTACGGATTGTGGCGAAATACATCCAGGGGAGGATTGGGGTTTTCGGGACAACGACGAGACTGAAGATAAATTGCCGCCTTATCCACGTGACTGGGATAAAAAGTTTGAGTCATACACT ATTGAAGATATGGTAAAATTGCTAACGAGCATACGCACTGCTGGCAATCACTTTTTCACGCAACAAAAATTCCCCGAGGCGCGTCGTAAGTATCGCAAGGGCAATCGTTACTACAATCTCTTACGTTTACGCTTCGATAAAAAGGAGCACAAACCTACGCCACGTGTTGAGGAAGATATAAAAAAGTTAGACGCATTCTCGGTACTTAATAACACAAATTTGGCGGCGGTGGAGTTGaagttgcaaaaatatttcgagGCCAGACATTCAAGCTCAGAG GCGATTCTTTTAAATGAGGACCACGCCAAAGCCTACTATCGCCGTGGTCAGGCGAATATCGGTTTGAAAGAGTACGAATGTGCGATTGCCGATTTAAATCATGCCAATGAAATAACGCCCGGTGATAAGTGCATATTAAGTGAATTGGCACGCGCCAAGCGTTTACTCTCCAACTACAATCAATCACAAAAGAAGGCGATGAAAAATCTATTCAAATAA